In Alnus glutinosa chromosome 7, dhAlnGlut1.1, whole genome shotgun sequence, the sequence TTATCATGCCATCAACTGATCAAATAATTGTCAATAACAACTACCATTAAGTCactcctctccctctctttttgAAGACGGAGAATTAATTCTCTAAGACACGGTTATTTCGTGTACTTATTTTATTTCGGGCAAATTTTAGATCCATACAAAGCACTCACTCCCCACCAATCAAATAAGACTTCGACTTTACCAATAAGAGTGACCCCAACAAATTATTTGCATTCAAAAAAATTCGAGTCTTATACCCAATAAAAGTTGCCACCATTTGATCTAATCGTTCGGTCCTTGATCTCTTTATCTCCACAGAATTTCTGATGTCACGCCGAAATGCGCGCCACCTAAGTGGCATCTCAATCTAGAAAATTCTGAAGacttctggaaaaaaaaatgcttagtttGCAACCATTAAAAAACGTGATTCTAGAGaattggtaatatatatatatatatatagatggccAATTAAAGACAAACACCGTACCCCACCAAATTTTGGGCCTAAACTATACATTAGATGAGAGTACTAATTAGATTAACTTGGCTTAAATGAAGCCAAGTAGACTCTTTGGGGATCAATTCTGTGGTgcaaatgaaataattaattatcttaTTGTTGCGTAATGGGAAGGCATGGCATCATTGAATAATAATATTCCATACCGTAAGCTTTTTAGTGGGATATTTTTAGGCATGCATGTTGCAATAGGATGTAATGTCCACTCTGAGATTTCCACAAAAGAACCCACCCATTACGGGAAAAAGAAAATGCGCGCACCACCTCGTCAGCTAAACTTTACTGCCATGAATTGAACTTGCAGAAGAAGCTAGCTAGAAATCACTCGGTTATAGGCCTTCATAAATAGGCTCCTTGAGCTACCAAACCATGCCTCTGTTGAAAGATATGGAAGTGGTGGCTTTTCTGGACACCATATTGGTCCCCTTGAGTCTCTTCCTTACACTTGGTTACCATGCCTATCTATGGCACAGCTTCAAGAACAAGCCCTGTAATACCACCATTGGAATCAACGCATTAAGGAGGACTGCATGGTTTCATGACATAAAAGAGGTAACCAAAGATATATAGATATATCCAGATCCCCCGGCCCGTCCGAATTcctgaaaattttaacagagaATGAGAGAAGAAGATGCGGGTCACAGGGTGTCCATGCATGTCCTTGAGTTGCAGAGGGTGCAAGCTACGCCCACACTCGCACCCTCTCTCATTCCCTATTCATATATCTATGataatttttgatatatatgcATGGTTAATTTGCTAataatgtgtgtgtatatatatatatatatatatatatatatatatatatatgtaggctGGTGACAAGAAGGGTATGCTGGCAGTCCAAAGCTTGAGAAACACTCTAATGGCCACCATACTCACAGCTTCAATAGCGATTCTTGTTAACGTGGCACTGGCAGCTCTATCGAACAACGCCTTCACAGCAAGCCACCTCCTAAACAACCCGATTTTCGGGTTGCAGTCGGGCGGGATCTTGGCCCTTAAGTTTGGGTCGGTGTCACTCCTTTTGCTGCTTAGCTTCTTATGCAGCTCTATGTCCGTTGGATACCTGATCGATGCCAATTTCCTGATAAATGCTTCCGGTGGTGAATTCTCATCATCTCCTGGACAC encodes:
- the LOC133873536 gene encoding uncharacterized protein LOC133873536 codes for the protein MPLLKDMEVVAFLDTILVPLSLFLTLGYHAYLWHSFKNKPCNTTIGINALRRTAWFHDIKEAGDKKGMLAVQSLRNTLMATILTASIAILVNVALAALSNNAFTASHLLNNPIFGLQSGGILALKFGSVSLLLLLSFLCSSMSVGYLIDANFLINASGGEFSSSPGHTHAMLERGFMLALIGNRVLCISFPLLLWMLGPVLVALSSVGLVWGLYELDFSGKLISGDMQISRMRSTGHNMYA